The Drosophila sechellia strain sech25 chromosome 2L, ASM438219v1, whole genome shotgun sequence region CGAGGTAGGTCTGTCCCAGGGAGTAGTACATTGTGTTGCCCACGCCCAGCACGAACTGCGAGAGGAAGATGAGCACCAGTGGCACATAGGAGAAGAGATCGTCACAGTCCTCCTCGGTTTTGCCCACTCCACAGAGTCGCTCGGTCTTCACTGAGCTGATATTCTACATAAATAGAATCCCAAATAGAGATAGTACTTGATTATGGCGCCGATAACCCACCTGAAAGGAGTGATCCGAGCCAGTAGTCCCATTCAATAGACTATCCTGGTACTCCTTGGTGAACTGCAGCACCTCGTGACCAGCTCCGTAGATGAAATGAGGCAGGACGAGTATGTAGCAGGACAGGCCGCAGAAGACAATGCCCCAGGCAATCCAACGTGGACGATTCCGCTGACCACCGATGTAGGAGAGGATTAGCGAGAGCATGATCTGCGAGATTTCATTGCCGCTCAGAATTATacctataaaaataaaatattgggcAACGATAAGATCACTTCCAATTAAGATATTCTAATAAAACTTTTGTGTTTCATTTGTTACAGGGCCTTGAAATATAATATCTTATAGATTTCCAATATTACCTGTTGTTTGGCTGGGAATCTTGAAGCGCTTCTCCAGCGTGGTTAGGGTGACGATGAAGTACATATAGGACATCGCCTGGATGGTGCCGAGCAGCCCGTAAACGCCCATGAACATCTTGGTGGTGGCGTACTTCTGCAGCCAGGCCGGATGCCAGTTGGCCATGCCGCACAAGTAGTGACCTGGCGGGGGATTCGAGCCCCGACGCTTCACTTCCGCCATCTTCGGATTCCGTACCGCCACCGACTGCGGGATGCTACTGTCTAGTCTGTGGGAATCACCACCGATTCACCATCGATTGTGGGCGATAAGATTGCGGACTCGGCTCTTCCTGATAGCCAGTGGAGTGAGTGGTGATAGCAAACAATCTGCAAGGGACAATGGGCTCTCGTAAATCAGAATGCATTAGGGCTACCTGGAAAAGGGTTCCTAAGCGGAGATTCAATTTCATCACACTCCGTTTCGATTGCAAATCACCCCGGTAATCATGACTCTCCGGATCGAGAAATCATCAAATATCGTTTAGGGCATAAAATTCGTGGTACTGATTAAGTGTCGATAATGGCGCCTACTCAAGATCACATTGGGTCTAGGCCGAGGCGATTAGATAAACCGGAGTTCCTTAGCCAAATATACCAAATATACGATATCTATATGGTCGGGGTAGCTTTCATAAACAGCTATATTTACCGCATAACGATGACCACCACCTCCTCTAATTTGATCCCATCATTTGCCAAATCACAAGTATCACTAACTTTTTATAAAGTTAAAGATGGCTAAGGCGAAAAGGACCTGCAAACTCTGTAGTTCCCATTATCGCTATTTGTCGTAATTTGGCAATCAATCATAATTACGAAATATTTACGTTTTTTTTACGTATTTACAGGTAGCTGAAATCAGTTTAATGAACTCAAATCGATGGGCTACAACCAACTGATGTGTGAGAATTGTATGTAATTCGTTGCTTATCAACGCACTGAATTAAAAGGCTCTCTTTTTGTGACTCAGTCTATTTCATGGCtatattatttgttttcaGCAACAAACGTGTCTGGTGCATAGGGCTTAtcgaaaattttgatttgaaatacTGAAGTGTAATCAATCACTTGAGTAAACGGTTATGGGCATCCAAGTTGTAAGTTGGTCATGATTTTTCATAGCTTATGAAAACTATTCATGTGCATCCAAAAAAGGACATAAATCTTAATGAATTGCATCAGCAGGTGTAATATGAAGCACTTAAAAAATCTTCTTCCTGATTAAAATCTAAATATATACATGCTATTTGTAAATCTCTGAACTTGTTTTAGGCCAATCTGAGAAATACCCATTAACCTCCTTCCTTTAGATACTTGTAAATTGACCCTGAAATCCATCGAGTGCATCCACAGAGCCGAGGTTCCTTCCGCATGGTGAGCTACCCCAATGTCGAACTACTAGTGCCGCCAACAATTCGATTACCAGGCAGGTGTACGTACGTTTCCAGACGCGAGTGAAGTGCTGCTGCCTATATGGTGCGCATATTATCAATTGCCAAATAGTGGTCACCACTCGTACAGCGTACAATCTAATCGGCACTTATGCGATTAATTAAATTGCCGCTCGAGTTCCTTTCCTTTTGCAGGAACCGCTCCCGATGCAGCGGCCAGTTGAGTGGACAAAGACGAGTGTTGGCCAATCCGTTCCGATCCGATCCGTTCTGAAGCGAGGCGCGAGTTAAACTGAGAAATGGAACTTGAAATTCCCAGGCACTGCGTACCGTGTCCGCTCGGTGCCAATCGAAGCCTGATAAAGCTTTATCAGGCCATAAAAAAAAGGCGGAGCGGGACAATCGCTACTCTCGCCGCCGGCCCACGTGCAAAAGAAATTTTTGGACATGTATCAGAGAGTATCTCGGAATAAACCTACCTACATGGCATATCGCAGCGCTTTGTTTTCTTCGTGCAGAGTGGTGGCTCAGTGGAGAGTTCAGGCGATATCAGGCGGTATGACAATACAAAACAGACAATAGAGGAACGCGACAATGACATTATTATTACGATCTCTAAACCCCTGGGCTCGTCGCCAGCCGCTGCCCCCCATGCGATTAGAATTGTAAGCAAGTGAATTAGCAGAATGTGTAGACGACTACTACTGTGTGCCGCATGTGCATCAAAGAGCGTGGCCGAGGGTCGTCACCACAGTTGCTAGTTGTGCGCCTAGGTGTCCGTCTTGATGTGCAGGTCAGGATCGTTGGCGTTCTGCAGCAATTGATTCTGGCCAATCGAGAGTAGAATGGCCAGGCCCATCCACAGTATCGCCGCGATGATCAGCACCACGAAGATGGTCTGCGCCATGGTCGGTGTCATGAGTATGGAACAGTTCCAGCAGGGCTTCACCTCGTATTCCAAGTCCAAGCCATTGTCCTTGTCTGCAAGAAAATGCAATTGATCAAGATAAGTGGGAAACATTGTAAATCTGCAAAGGTCGCCGAAACGTATGCAACGAAAAGGAAATAGCAGATGTCTTATCATTTACTGAAATAAGTCATTTTCCCAGAATCGCCCTTGCTACATACCTTGCCACAGGATATCCAGATGAAAGTCAAAGAAACTGAAACGCGACCCATCCGAGTTATAGACAGTGATGTCCGTGCAGCACAGGCTGAACTCAAAGCCGAAGAAGTAGAGTTCGCGTGGATAGTAGGTGTTGTTCATGAAGATCATGCGCGTTAGGTACCAATTGCCCTGCGATGGCATCAGCTCCACGATTAGCGGACTGAGTTCTGTATGGAGCACCAGCACAATGCCGCCGTAGATGTCATGGCTGTTGAGCAGGCCCACCTGCAGTGCCTCCCCTCCCTGGACGAGCACCACCTCCGTTCGATTGAAGGGTGACAGCACGGAGGGCTGCTCCTTGATGGCCACGATTATGTTGCGAAAGGTGAGTACGATCATTTCGTTACGCAGCACAGTCATGTTATCAGCCTGGCTGTGGCTGATCTGATGCGGCTGTAGTTCCGCCGCGGTATCAGAGTTGCTCGGCTGTCCATCGCCTTTATTCTTGATGGACATGTGTTGGGTCTTCTGGGATTTGCGACGCTGGAGCGCTTTGTCCTCCTCCGTGTAAGCGGTGTACACATGCACCACCGGGCAGTCGCTGAACTGATAGGTTGCCACCGCCATTGCAGCGTCTGAAATAATCAATTTAATTGTATAAATACAGCGGTCAAGtagtaaaatttttaatagctTCACAAGTCTTAATAATTTGCTGAAAtcagtatatgtatatgtatatatgtacatatataataaataaataaataataaatcaaaGCTATTAAAACACTTCATTCTTAtgctatatagtatatataccGTGAGCAAGCAAATTACGATCGTTAAAGCTGAACGCGTGTATCTCTCCTTTTTGGCATGGCAGCTCCATTTCCGCCTCCAAGCTGCCCATTTCTGTGATCTTGGGAATGTGCCAGATAAGCTCTCCTGTCTTTTCAGCCACCCGTTCCACGGCATTTAGAGGCTCCTCCACCTGGCTGTAGTAGTTCATCGGCTGGATCTTGGTGAGATACGGAAAGCACAAGTCGCAGTTTATATCCTTTGCAGCAAGCTTTATTAAAAGGATATTTAATCTATAAGAATGCTGTCAAATTAGTGAGTTAAAAACTACCTCCGAGGCCAAGTAAATAATTATCATATTATTCTTCTGCAGATTTCGTATGATCTTTTGAAACTGCGACGTTGTTACAGGTTGAAAAATACTGGTGGCTTTAGGGCTGTAAGAAGGCGCCTTTATGGCAAATAGCttatgtttttaattgtttaaactTACGTTTCGACGCCCCAGACCAAAACCGGTGGTGAACTAGTCACTGGGGCTGAGGCTAAGGCAATAGGAACTATCAACAAAAGACTTGCGATGAAATACATCTTGACTTCTCAGTAGCTTTGATTACTTATATTTGAAGCAAATATCTGGCTTGCTTATtataattgtaaatttcaataaatcaaGAAATgccttatactttttggcatACTTTATTTTGGTATGAATAGTTCTTAGTTATTTTTTCCACTAGTGAAATTTCAATTACGATCTTCAAGCTCTGCTTAGACACATGTTGCTTCAACATGTTGCCCACGATCCATAGGCATGTGTAAGCGACAGCAATAAAGTTGCAATtaagaaaacagaaaaaaaagtcCAAAAATATGATAAGATAAGATCGGGCTTATCAAGCCGAAGTCGAAAAATTGAGAGGGAATCGGTTCCGGGGCAGGTGCGGCTCCTCAGTTTGCTCCCGTTCCTCATTTCGAATAGACGTTAGTGCGGTCTTAACGCGGCTAAAATGCCAACGTACCAGGGCCACTGACTAATGTAATCAATAGACAATAAATACAACAATCGAGTGAATTGAAGTGAACTGTAGTGAACATAAACGAATccgaaatcgaatcgaatacCGAATATGGCGCAAAATACGCGCAACTCCGATTTATCGCAGATAGCGGTCAATGCCAACAATATACCCGATGGTGGGTGACCCAAATCCCCGATTTCCCCATTACGTATACTTGATATAGAATTTCTAACCCCTCCCACCAGACAGCGTCGATTGTGGCATCAAGGGTCTGGGCTGGTGCCGCGGTCCCGGATGCCAGAAATATGCCCGGCTGCGCACCTTCATCCTGGTCCTGGCCATCACGGGAACTTTTCAGGGCGCCTGCGAATCCTACTTCCGCGTGTCGGCCAAACAGGCTTCCTTTCAGTTCGGTTGGAATCCACTGATTGTGGGTGAGTAAGCAGCATTATCgcaaaaatgggaaaatgctAACCTGACCAGGGAAAGATAATTGAGGTGTTGGCCCGGTTCTACGTGAAGATTTCACTTATCTTATCAGTTTTTGCGATATTCTTGACGATTGCCAGTTTTTGGGAGCGGGGGGTGCTCTattttccactagttttctttaatttctttttaaattaagAGGTATATGGTAAATtactaaatattaaaacaaaactgaGCTGtattatgttattatttattaggGAACTCAACTAAATAATAGTCAAACTATTTACCAAACCTTTGTACATTGTTTGGTGTATTGGTGTTTGGGTATTATCTATTCGTCATTGTTTTGATAAGAATGAAATACGTTATGGTAGTAAAAATTGCCGcgtaatacatttttttttaggtttttGCAAATCGCCAGAAAATAGAATTCGAACGGAAGTGGCTTTTACCTCAATGAATGTGCGTGCTTACATATACGCATAACTTTTTCTACGCTCGCGTTACTCATACGTCATATTTTAGTTGATCGTCGAGTTAAATTCCCCGAAAGCGTGTTACTAACAAgttgttttattgtttaaacATACAGATTGGCTGCTGGTGGCCAGTGGATTATTCCAGGCGGTCTTTGCTTTGGCCTTCGCCTACTGGGCGGACGTCTATCATCCTATCAAATGGCTGGTGGGAACTCTGATGCTGCAGGCAGTCACCTGTGTGGTGGCTGTGATTCCCTCCATTATGAACTTGTGAGTaacttgtaaataaatatacttaATAAGTATTtgatttcaaaaatatatatatttataaaaaactcCCTTGCAGTGCCGATGGCAACAAGGCAAAGGATGCTCTGCTGGATGCCAATATGTGCGCCACATCCTTGGCACAGTTCCAGAGACTCACACTGACCGAGGCCCAGAGCAGCAGCCTCACCCTCGCGATGCTCTTCGTTCTTCAGCTGGCCTTGGGAATGGGAGGATTGGCCTACTACACGCTGGGTGTCAGCTACATCGACGACAACTCCCTGTCACACGATAGTCCGGCGGTGATAGGAGCTGCTTTGGCTGCGCGCGTATTTGGCCAGCAGGCGGGATCCTTCCTAGTGCTTGGAGTGGGTCTCACCCATGTGGGTTGGTGGCTCGGTTGGGTGATACTGGCACCCTTCATTTTCGTGGGCGCTGTGCTCCTGGGACTGTTTCCCAAACGACTGCCCAAGACAGTCATTCACCAGGCGGCTCAACGGATAATTGAGCAGTCCAACATGCGTAGCTTTGGCAGTCAGTTCTCAACTTATATGGATGACTCCGATTTTTGGCCATCGCTGAAGAGGCTGTTCAATAACCGCCTGCTGATGTTCAACCTGTTGAGCATCATGTGCGTGCAGAGTGCAGTCGTGAACTATGGCCTCCAGGAGGAGAGCTATCTGCAGAGCAGGTTCTTCTTGCCCTACAACGAACAGGATGGCTTGGCGGCAGAGTGGAGATCGGCCTTCGTTTCCTACTTCCTCAAGCCCCCAGTTATGGCGTTGGGAATGCTGATTAGTGGCCTGGTCATCTCGAAGGCCAAGTTATCTGCTCGTAAAATCACGGGTATAAACATAGCCCTCAGTATCCATCTGGTAGCGATTTTCATCGGCCTGGTCTTTGTCCAGTGCGATGTGGGCGCCATTGCTGGTGTGGAGGGTGGTAAGCTGAAACAGCCCTATTGCTCCAGTCAGTGCCTGTGCACACCCACTGCCTTCATGCCCGTCTGTCCGGAAAACAGTGCAGTCACCTACTTCTCGCCCTGCTACGCGGGTTGCACCAAGAAGACCACCATCAATAGCTTTGAGCTGTTCGAgggctgcagctgcagtggGGATCAGACATTGAATTCCACTGGTCAGATGAGGGCCACTGCTGGAGCTTGCAGCTCTGACAACTGCCAGGGAGCCATCATCATCTTCCAGATCATGAGCATTTCGGTGGCATTCCTAATGGGCGTCGGAGCCATAGGAAAGACGTTGATCACACTGCGAGCTGTCCTGCCACAGGACAAGTCCTTGGCCCTGGCCTTTGAACTAATGATCGTGGGCCTCTTCGCCTATGTTCCGGTGCATCTCAGCTACGACATTGTCACCCGTGAGTGGAATTTAAAAAGTGCACTTAAATACAATCTAAACTACATAAACTTTCTTTTGATTAGGCACAACCTGCGTTTACTGGGCACCCAACTACGAGCGTTGTCTGCTGCGGGAAACGCCGAAGCATGGCAACGTCCTGGATATTCTCACAGCCTCATTGATCCTGGCCAGTGTGCTTTTCGATATACTCGTATACATATTCGCCAAAGGACTCAATCTTTACAACTGCAAGGTGACGGACACTAATTACACACCCTCTCTGTACGCACCAATTCCGCATGAGGATGCGACAACGTCGCCCAGTGCTCCTCGTGGAGGAAGTCCAgtgaccaccaccaccacctcctcgCCCATTCAACGCAGAGATGCCGCTCCAGAACCACGGACAGAGACAGCGGTATTCAGGAATCCCAGTTCGGTGACTACTTCATCGGGCGGAGCACAGAGCATTGTGGAGCCCAGTGAGAGTGGAGTCACCTATGCACAAGTGGTCTTTCCACCAGACAGACGCAAGCCAGATGACGGTAGCACCAGTCCCAAGCGGTTGGCCGTCCCAGCAAACGTACCATTGCATCTGCTCTCCGAGTCGGACGTTCGCAGCCAGTTGGGCAACCTGAAGTCCTTCAATCCTCCCAAACAGGAGGCGGACAGGGGTCAAGACACTGTAGACACCGATGATGTGGTGGTAACCCAACCACAGGTCCAAGCTGTGCTTCCGATCACCAGAGACCTTCACCCAAATGATCAACCGCATCCTGAGAGTCCGAGGCCACAGAGCCCAGAAACGGACTTCTAAAAGGGGTCACACAAAGTATTCTAATCTGTTTTTATTACATTCGTAAACTTAAGATCGATCCAATGTGCCAAGACAAATCATAAGAACAATTAAACTTATTCTTCATTTCATTCAAAAAGCAAATAATTGTATCTTAAAGATTATTAGGATGTTCCTGCTCGCAGAGCTCTGTGATATCTACACCCGGAAGGAATCCCGTCCAGGACATAATAGTGCGAAATGGTTCTCTATTGAGATGTGTTATGATCCGCACATTGCTCTTTTTCCCATGGATAGCATCCACACGGCGACCTCGCAGATGATCCAGGACCATCTGGCCACGGGTGTGGACTCCGGCCAACTCCACTGTGGCATGGTAATCCAACTGCTCGGCAATCATCGCCTTTGGGAAGATATAGGCTGCTGCAAGAGCGGCATCGGGATTAATCCAGTGCTTTATCCCACGTGGCACTAGCATGGATCGCTCCACCCTGGACAAAAGCTTGACAAAAGGATGGTCTACAGAGCCCAAGACATCCAGCCGCCAGTCGAGTGACAGTTTGAAGTCGTCATCAATGCTGGGTTCCCAGGGTAGAACAACAGCTGGCACCTTCAAACGCTCCAATGTTGTATGCGCCGCCTCCGGATCCATCACGAAATTGAACTCTGCACACTTCATAATATTTCCACGGCCAAAGATATTTCCCCCCATTATGTATATTCCACCAATTTTGTCCAAAAAATCATCGCCATATAGATTAATGCAGTTGGCAAAGTTAGTTAGTGGCCCGCAAAGCAGAAAGTCAATTTGTTTTGGATATTGGCACACCAGCCGATACATGGCATTCACGGCGTgctcctgctgcagttgctcctgcaGATCACTCACATCTGGATAGCCGCCAACGTCATTAAGGCCGTCAGTGCCGTGGAAGCGGGAAATGTCCAACCATGTCCGAGTGACAATGGGATGGGCACAGCCCCTGAAAACTGGCACCTGCATTACGGATAAAGTAGTGGAAAAtcaatatataatttaaaaattttatttgataGAAACTTACATCACGCCTCTCCAGTAATCGCAGTATTCTTAGGGCGTTCTGGGCTCCATTCACCACATCCGTATTGCCCTGTACACAAGTAATCGCAATCAGCTTGTACCGCCTCCCACTCGGCAAGGACAATTGCTCTCCACGCAGTAGGAGAGCCAAGGCCCAGGCGTCGTCCGTTCCAATGTCGCAGTCGAAGACCACTAAG contains the following coding sequences:
- the LOC6617744 gene encoding solute carrier organic anion transporter family member 1A1, with the protein product MAQNTRNSDLSQIAVNANNIPDDSVDCGIKGLGWCRGPGCQKYARLRTFILVLAITGTFQGACESYFRVSAKQASFQFGWNPLIVDWLLVASGLFQAVFALAFAYWADVYHPIKWLVGTLMLQAVTCVVAVIPSIMNFADGNKAKDALLDANMCATSLAQFQRLTLTEAQSSSLTLAMLFVLQLALGMGGLAYYTLGVSYIDDNSLSHDSPAVIGAALAARVFGQQAGSFLVLGVGLTHVGWWLGWVILAPFIFVGAVLLGLFPKRLPKTVIHQAAQRIIEQSNMRSFGSQFSTYMDDSDFWPSLKRLFNNRLLMFNLLSIMCVQSAVVNYGLQEESYLQSRFFLPYNEQDGLAAEWRSAFVSYFLKPPVMALGMLISGLVISKAKLSARKITGINIALSIHLVAIFIGLVFVQCDVGAIAGVEGGKLKQPYCSSQCLCTPTAFMPVCPENSAVTYFSPCYAGCTKKTTINSFELFEGCSCSGDQTLNSTGQMRATAGACSSDNCQGAIIIFQIMSISVAFLMGVGAIGKTLITLRAVLPQDKSLALAFELMIVGLFAYVPVHLSYDIVTRTTCVYWAPNYERCLLRETPKHGNVLDILTASLILASVLFDILVYIFAKGLNLYNCKVTDTNYTPSLYAPIPHEDATTSPSAPRGGSPVTTTTTSSPIQRRDAAPEPRTETAVFRNPSSVTTSSGGAQSIVEPSESGVTYAQVVFPPDRRKPDDGSTSPKRLAVPANVPLHLLSESDVRSQLGNLKSFNPPKQEADRGQDTVDTDDVVVTQPQVQAVLPITRDLHPNDQPHPESPRPQSPETDF
- the LOC6617745 gene encoding pyrimidine-specific ribonucleoside hydrolase RihA, encoding MIPIKGLYFIVFVKSNRKTYIKRVNMSLVFIGMENDTRSLERLVVFDCDIGTDDAWALALLLRGEQLSLPSGRRYKLIAITCVQGNTDVVNGAQNALRILRLLERRDVPVFRGCAHPIVTRTWLDISRFHGTDGLNDVGGYPDVSDLQEQLQQEHAVNAMYRLVCQYPKQIDFLLCGPLTNFANCINLYGDDFLDKIGGIYIMGGNIFGRGNIMKCAEFNFVMDPEAAHTTLERLKVPAVVLPWEPSIDDDFKLSLDWRLDVLGSVDHPFVKLLSRVERSMLVPRGIKHWINPDAALAAAYIFPKAMIAEQLDYHATVELAGVHTRGQMVLDHLRGRRVDAIHGKKSNVRIITHLNREPFRTIMSWTGFLPGVDITELCEQEHPNNL
- the LOC6617743 gene encoding uncharacterized protein LOC6617743 — translated: MYFIASLLLIVPIALASAPVTSSPPVLVWGVETPKATSIFQPVTTSQFQKIIRNLQKNNMIIIYLASELAAKDINCDLCFPYLTKIQPMNYYSQVEEPLNAVERVAEKTGELIWHIPKITEMGSLEAEMELPCQKGEIHAFSFNDRNLLAHDAAMAVATYQFSDCPVVHVYTAYTEEDKALQRRKSQKTQHMSIKNKGDGQPSNSDTAAELQPHQISHSQADNMTVLRNEMIVLTFRNIIVAIKEQPSVLSPFNRTEVVLVQGGEALQVGLLNSHDIYGGIVLVLHTELSPLIVELMPSQGNWYLTRMIFMNNTYYPRELYFFGFEFSLCCTDITVYNSDGSRFSFFDFHLDILWQDKDNGLDLEYEVKPCWNCSILMTPTMAQTIFVVLIIAAILWMGLAILLSIGQNQLLQNANDPDLHIKTDT